One stretch of Microbacterium terrae DNA includes these proteins:
- a CDS encoding amidohydrolase family protein, whose amino-acid sequence MKIDAFSHILPRRYFDVMKNHVSDPRALKRWLDLPALHDHEARLLMMDEFGDDYQQILTLSSPPIELLAGPNESWKLARLANESMKDLVDQYPDRFPAFVASLPMNNPDASLEELAYAIDELGAIGVQVFTNVNGIPLDDPRFEPIFAEMARRDLPVWMHPTRSAASADYPTEEKSQFEVWWALGWPYETSVAMSRLVFSGVMERCSGLKVITHHMGAMISFLEGRIRLGWSDQFGSRTHGSTAEAILGQLSKEPIEYFRSFYADTALSGSEIGTKCGLEFFGAEHVLFASDCPFDPEGGPMYIREMIRIIDNLDISDEERQLIYEGNLHRICGDRIRTGTESELLDRASRVA is encoded by the coding sequence ATGAAGATCGACGCCTTCAGCCACATCCTCCCGCGCCGCTACTTCGATGTGATGAAGAATCACGTCAGCGACCCCCGCGCCCTCAAGCGGTGGCTCGACCTCCCCGCGCTCCACGACCACGAAGCGCGACTGCTGATGATGGACGAGTTCGGCGACGACTACCAGCAGATCCTCACCCTCTCTTCCCCGCCCATCGAACTCCTCGCAGGCCCCAACGAATCCTGGAAGCTCGCCCGCCTCGCGAACGAATCCATGAAGGACCTCGTCGACCAGTACCCGGATCGGTTCCCCGCGTTCGTCGCCTCGCTGCCGATGAATAACCCGGACGCATCGCTCGAAGAACTCGCTTACGCGATCGATGAGCTAGGAGCGATCGGGGTTCAGGTGTTCACCAACGTGAACGGCATCCCGCTCGATGACCCGCGATTCGAGCCGATCTTCGCCGAGATGGCCAGGCGCGACCTGCCCGTGTGGATGCACCCCACACGGTCGGCGGCATCAGCGGACTATCCGACCGAGGAGAAGTCGCAGTTCGAAGTGTGGTGGGCGCTCGGCTGGCCCTACGAGACCAGCGTGGCCATGTCACGCCTCGTTTTCAGTGGAGTGATGGAGCGGTGCTCGGGCCTGAAGGTGATCACCCACCACATGGGCGCGATGATCTCGTTCCTCGAAGGACGCATCCGCCTCGGATGGTCCGACCAGTTCGGCAGCCGAACCCATGGGTCCACCGCAGAAGCCATTCTCGGCCAGCTCAGCAAGGAGCCGATCGAGTACTTCCGTTCCTTCTACGCCGACACCGCGCTGTCAGGATCTGAGATCGGCACCAAGTGCGGCCTGGAGTTCTTCGGCGCCGAACACGTTCTCTTCGCGAGTGACTGCCCCTTTGACCCTGAAGGTGGTCCGATGTACATCCGGGAGATGATCCGCATCATCGACAACCTTGACATCAGCGACGAGGAGCGCCAACTGATCTACGAGGGCAACCTGCATCGGATCTGCGGCGACCGGATCCGTACCGGAACAGAATCCGAACTCCTCGACAGAGCGAGCCGTGTCGCCTGA
- a CDS encoding ABC transporter ATP-binding protein codes for MGSQEPEAERTLMIEISGLTKTFVGQDGSLVRALGGVDLTINDNEFLTVLGPSGCGKTTMLKMIAGLQGWDSGEITIDGSPVRGPGPDRAMVFQNFALLPWATVLENVAFGLKMKGVAKNDRNDRARDLIAKVGLEGFESKRPGELSGGMQQRVGIARALAVEPKVLLMDEPFGAVDEQTRRLLQEELLAIWESNRLTVVFITHSMEEAVLLGDRVVLMSARPGQIAEIVDVPLERPRSSDVGSLERAPEYVEITAHLWERLRDMHEERRTTTHDLDQRDAG; via the coding sequence GTGGGCAGTCAAGAACCAGAAGCGGAGCGCACGCTCATGATCGAAATCAGCGGACTCACCAAGACGTTCGTCGGACAAGACGGATCCCTCGTCCGAGCCCTCGGCGGCGTGGACCTCACCATCAACGACAACGAGTTCCTCACCGTTCTCGGCCCCAGTGGCTGTGGCAAGACCACCATGCTGAAGATGATCGCCGGCCTGCAGGGCTGGGATAGCGGCGAGATCACCATCGACGGGTCACCCGTGCGTGGTCCCGGCCCTGACCGGGCGATGGTGTTCCAGAACTTCGCACTTCTTCCCTGGGCGACCGTGCTTGAGAACGTCGCGTTCGGACTCAAGATGAAGGGCGTCGCCAAGAACGACCGCAACGACCGTGCCCGTGACCTGATCGCGAAGGTTGGCTTGGAAGGGTTCGAGTCCAAGCGTCCTGGCGAGCTTTCCGGTGGCATGCAGCAGCGTGTCGGTATTGCCCGCGCTCTCGCTGTCGAGCCGAAGGTGCTACTCATGGACGAACCGTTCGGTGCCGTCGACGAGCAGACCCGACGACTGCTGCAGGAGGAACTCCTCGCGATCTGGGAATCGAACCGCCTCACGGTCGTGTTCATCACCCACTCCATGGAAGAAGCCGTCCTCCTCGGTGACCGCGTTGTGCTGATGAGCGCCCGTCCCGGTCAGATCGCGGAAATTGTCGATGTCCCGTTGGAGCGGCCTCGCTCCTCGGATGTCGGCAGCCTCGAACGCGCCCCCGAGTACGTGGAGATCACGGCCCACCTGTGGGAGCGGCTGCGTGACATGCACGAAGAGCGCCGCACCACGACCCACGATCTGGACCAGAGGGATGCGGGATGA
- a CDS encoding LacI family DNA-binding transcriptional regulator has translation MVSDDGRPLTLADIARLAGVSRSAASRALDATAPVGGAKADRVRAVAAEYGYVPNSWAANLRRQRTGLIGVVVPRLTDTVMATLYEAIVEDASSRGYQAAVVTTGDDPRKELDRGRALVKQRVDGFILTTARTDGADPFLLELKEKSIPHALALRTDGGSPAAVIDDRAGGEMATRHLLERGHRRIAFIGGPAHASSSQGREAGFRAAMEEWGVSIGPGTIHHSDFSVDAGLEITDRLLALAEVPTAVFTANDSLALGVMSAAQRAGVSVPDQLSVVGFNDTPLAARLAVPLTSVKVDFARIAADALDLLLSPAATDRPAVQPHLVERASVASI, from the coding sequence ATGGTGAGCGATGATGGTCGCCCTCTGACGCTGGCGGACATTGCCCGGTTGGCGGGGGTGAGTCGCTCGGCGGCGTCGCGCGCGTTGGACGCGACGGCGCCGGTTGGTGGTGCGAAGGCAGACCGTGTCCGTGCGGTGGCTGCGGAGTACGGGTACGTTCCAAACTCGTGGGCTGCGAATCTGCGGCGTCAGCGCACGGGCTTGATCGGTGTTGTGGTCCCGCGTCTTACCGACACGGTCATGGCGACACTGTATGAGGCGATCGTAGAAGATGCGTCGTCTCGGGGATACCAGGCGGCTGTGGTCACGACTGGTGATGACCCTCGCAAGGAACTCGATCGAGGTCGGGCGCTTGTGAAGCAGCGCGTGGACGGATTCATTCTTACTACGGCCCGAACTGATGGTGCTGACCCCTTCCTCCTCGAGTTGAAGGAGAAGTCGATCCCGCACGCTCTCGCCCTCCGAACGGACGGTGGTTCGCCGGCGGCGGTGATTGATGATCGCGCTGGTGGGGAGATGGCGACTCGGCATCTATTGGAGCGCGGTCATCGACGCATCGCGTTCATCGGTGGCCCGGCTCATGCATCCAGTTCGCAGGGGCGCGAGGCGGGGTTCCGTGCGGCAATGGAGGAGTGGGGGGTCTCTATCGGTCCGGGCACAATCCACCATTCGGATTTCAGCGTGGATGCCGGACTCGAGATCACGGATCGCTTGCTGGCGCTTGCGGAGGTCCCGACGGCGGTGTTCACCGCGAACGACAGCCTCGCGCTCGGCGTCATGTCCGCGGCGCAGCGCGCGGGCGTCAGCGTTCCGGATCAACTGTCGGTGGTCGGGTTCAATGACACGCCCCTCGCAGCGCGGCTGGCCGTGCCCTTGACGAGCGTCAAGGTCGACTTCGCGCGGATCGCGGCCGACGCGCTCGACCTCCTGCTCTCGCCCGCAGCGACCGACCGACCTGCGGTGCAGCCGCACCTCGTCGAGCGCGCTTCAGTGGCGTCGATCTAG
- a CDS encoding ABC transporter permease — protein MSTMTAGPAPTAEKPKWLQVLDANRSWQIYTFVVFAVAWQIYGTFWGGLLVPTFTETVVAFGELMVNPEFWDAFVVSNQALALGFLAAVVIGIPVGVLLGRYRTLERFTDVYLNILLVTPMAAIIPLLVMSVGFGLLSRVILVTLFAVVMVIVNVRAGVRQVDPSLIQMARSFGAKEPQIWRDVLIPGALPAIMTGIRLGLGRAVTGMVIVELLMVSLALGGLILEYRGMFNGPALYAVIAAILIEALVLISLAQWFERRVAPWAVKNQKRSARS, from the coding sequence ATGAGCACCATGACCGCGGGACCTGCCCCCACGGCTGAGAAGCCCAAGTGGCTGCAGGTCCTGGACGCGAACCGCAGTTGGCAGATCTACACCTTCGTGGTGTTCGCCGTCGCGTGGCAGATCTACGGCACCTTCTGGGGCGGGCTCCTGGTTCCGACCTTCACCGAAACTGTCGTCGCGTTCGGTGAGCTGATGGTGAACCCCGAGTTCTGGGATGCCTTCGTAGTCAGCAACCAGGCACTCGCCCTCGGGTTCCTCGCCGCCGTCGTCATCGGCATCCCGGTGGGAGTCCTCCTCGGCCGGTACCGGACGCTGGAACGGTTCACGGATGTGTACCTGAACATCCTGTTGGTCACCCCGATGGCGGCGATCATCCCGCTGCTGGTCATGTCGGTCGGCTTCGGGCTACTGTCCCGCGTGATCCTGGTCACACTGTTCGCGGTCGTCATGGTGATCGTCAACGTGCGTGCCGGTGTTCGTCAGGTCGACCCGAGTCTGATCCAGATGGCTCGATCATTCGGCGCGAAGGAGCCTCAGATCTGGCGTGACGTGCTGATTCCTGGCGCGCTGCCGGCGATCATGACCGGCATCCGGCTGGGCCTTGGTCGGGCGGTCACCGGCATGGTCATCGTCGAACTGCTCATGGTGTCGCTCGCCCTGGGCGGCCTCATCCTCGAGTACCGCGGCATGTTCAATGGCCCGGCTCTTTACGCGGTCATCGCCGCCATCCTCATAGAGGCTCTCGTCCTCATCTCCCTCGCCCAGTGGTTCGAACGTCGCGTCGCACCGTGGGCAGTCAAGAACCAGAAGCGGAGCGCACGCTCATGA
- a CDS encoding SDR family NAD(P)-dependent oxidoreductase: MELQLSGKTAFVSGSTQGIGFAIAAGLAAEGVRVVVNGRSSDGVDVAVEKLRAEYPDAGHSGLCADFAKPDEVGRLLEELGDVDILVNNVGLFGLAEFESVTDDEWARYLDVNVMSGVRLSRHLLGGMLQRGWGRVLFLGSESGVNVPADMVHYGVTKAAMIALGNGLAKLTRGTGVTVNTVLGGPTYSDGVAATVESIAGSQGAPVDAVKQAIIGQNRTTLLERFISPSEIANTVTYLASPLASATNGAAVRVDGGVLTAML; the protein is encoded by the coding sequence ATGGAACTTCAGCTGAGCGGCAAGACGGCGTTCGTGAGCGGATCGACCCAGGGGATCGGTTTCGCCATCGCGGCCGGTCTCGCCGCTGAAGGGGTTCGGGTCGTCGTGAACGGGAGGTCGTCGGATGGTGTCGATGTTGCGGTCGAGAAGCTGCGTGCCGAGTATCCGGATGCCGGCCACTCCGGGTTGTGCGCGGACTTCGCGAAGCCCGACGAGGTGGGCCGCCTGCTCGAGGAGCTGGGTGACGTGGACATCCTGGTCAACAACGTCGGGCTGTTCGGGCTCGCCGAGTTCGAGTCGGTCACCGACGACGAGTGGGCGCGCTACCTCGACGTCAACGTGATGAGCGGTGTGCGCCTCTCGCGCCACCTGCTCGGTGGCATGCTGCAGCGCGGGTGGGGGCGCGTGCTGTTCCTCGGCAGCGAATCCGGGGTGAACGTGCCGGCGGACATGGTGCACTACGGCGTGACAAAGGCGGCGATGATCGCGCTTGGCAACGGGCTCGCCAAGCTCACCCGCGGCACGGGTGTGACGGTCAACACCGTCCTGGGCGGGCCGACGTACTCGGACGGCGTCGCGGCGACCGTGGAGTCGATCGCCGGATCCCAGGGCGCTCCCGTCGACGCCGTCAAGCAGGCCATCATCGGCCAGAACCGCACGACCCTGCTGGAGCGGTTCATCTCGCCGTCCGAGATCGCGAACACGGTGACCTATCTCGCCAGCCCGCTGGCGTCTGCCACCAACGGAGCGGCCGTCCGCGTCGACGGTGGCGTGCTCACCGCGATGCTGTAA
- a CDS encoding type 1 glutamine amidotransferase domain-containing protein, protein MTRILHVVTNVGHYDDPSRHPTGLWLSELSHAWDVFEQHGFEQTIVSPMGGPSPLEPRSLKFPNYDKSAKTWHRDPARMALLETTAHPNDIDPSDYDAIFFTGGHAVMYDFPDSPGLQRLTRQIWENGGVVASVCHGYCGLLNTTLSDGTHLVTGRRVTGFAWQEEVLARVDKLVPYNAEQEMKNRGALYEKARLPFVSYAVADGRLVTGQNPGSAKETAQKVAALLP, encoded by the coding sequence ATGACCCGCATCCTGCACGTCGTCACCAACGTCGGCCACTACGACGACCCCTCCCGCCACCCCACCGGGCTGTGGCTGTCCGAGCTCAGCCACGCGTGGGACGTGTTCGAACAGCACGGCTTCGAGCAGACCATCGTCAGCCCTATGGGCGGACCTTCGCCGCTGGAGCCTCGGTCGCTGAAGTTCCCCAACTACGACAAGTCCGCCAAGACCTGGCACCGTGACCCGGCACGCATGGCGCTGCTGGAGACCACCGCCCACCCGAACGACATCGATCCCTCCGACTACGACGCCATCTTCTTCACCGGCGGCCACGCCGTGATGTACGACTTCCCCGACAGCCCCGGCCTGCAGCGCCTCACCCGCCAGATCTGGGAGAACGGCGGCGTCGTGGCGTCGGTGTGCCACGGCTACTGCGGACTGCTGAACACCACCCTCTCCGACGGCACCCACCTCGTCACCGGGCGACGCGTCACCGGGTTCGCCTGGCAGGAAGAAGTCCTCGCCCGGGTCGACAAGCTCGTCCCCTACAACGCCGAACAGGAGATGAAGAACCGCGGCGCGCTCTACGAGAAGGCCAGGCTCCCGTTCGTCTCCTACGCCGTCGCCGACGGCAGACTCGTCACCGGACAGAACCCCGGATCCGCCAAGGAGACCGCACAGAAAGTCGCCGCGCTCCTCCCCTGA
- a CDS encoding NAD-dependent epimerase/dehydratase family protein, which translates to MQTILGAGGQIGTELARELHDHHTNRLRLVSRNPKRLHDTDELVAASLLNPVETDAAVAGSDIVYLTVGLPPDAKLWAEQLPVMMRNTIDACARHGAKLVFFDNTYMYPMTSVPLTESTGFDPRGPKAKTRALMTTMLLEAMAAGRVEAVICRAPEFYGPGKTQSFTNSLFLDPIQNGEKPRVPVRDDTLRTLIWTPDASRGMALIGNTPSAYGQTWHLPCDTAVTYKQLAEFASEVWSTEIRYTVIPKIAFQVAGLFDAGAREIRELLPRYAHDNVFVTEKFARAFPEFRVTTAHEGIQVIHDTHAPTRPER; encoded by the coding sequence ATGCAGACCATCCTCGGAGCGGGCGGCCAGATCGGAACGGAGCTGGCGCGCGAGCTGCACGATCACCACACGAACCGGCTGCGACTGGTCAGCCGCAACCCGAAGCGGCTGCATGACACCGATGAGTTGGTCGCGGCCAGCCTGCTGAACCCCGTCGAGACGGATGCCGCCGTCGCCGGCAGCGACATCGTCTACCTCACGGTCGGCCTGCCGCCTGACGCGAAGCTGTGGGCCGAGCAGCTGCCGGTGATGATGCGGAACACGATCGACGCGTGCGCGAGACACGGCGCGAAGCTCGTGTTCTTCGACAACACCTACATGTATCCGATGACCAGTGTGCCCCTCACCGAGAGCACCGGGTTCGACCCGCGCGGACCCAAGGCGAAGACCCGCGCACTGATGACCACGATGCTGCTCGAGGCCATGGCCGCTGGACGCGTCGAGGCTGTGATCTGCCGGGCTCCGGAGTTCTACGGACCGGGCAAGACCCAGAGCTTCACCAACAGCCTCTTCCTCGACCCGATCCAGAACGGCGAGAAGCCGCGCGTCCCGGTGCGCGACGACACCCTTCGCACCCTGATCTGGACCCCGGACGCCAGCCGCGGGATGGCCCTCATCGGCAACACCCCGTCGGCGTACGGGCAGACGTGGCACCTCCCCTGCGATACCGCCGTGACCTACAAGCAGCTCGCCGAGTTCGCCTCAGAAGTGTGGAGTACCGAGATCCGATACACGGTCATTCCGAAGATCGCTTTCCAGGTCGCCGGTCTGTTCGACGCCGGGGCGCGCGAGATTCGCGAGCTACTCCCGCGCTACGCGCACGACAACGTCTTTGTAACCGAGAAGTTCGCGCGCGCGTTCCCCGAGTTCCGGGTCACCACTGCGCACGAAGGCATCCAGGTGATCCACGACACCCACGCACCCACGCGTCCTGAACGTTGA
- a CDS encoding LacI family DNA-binding transcriptional regulator translates to MSPDVNSTGRRPTLRDVASAAGVSVTTASRVINGSRRTVPESNRLAVLDAAAELGYTADVGAQALARARWDVIDAPHTSR, encoded by the coding sequence GTGTCGCCTGACGTGAACTCAACAGGCCGTCGGCCGACGCTGCGAGATGTGGCGTCGGCCGCCGGCGTCTCCGTCACCACCGCATCTCGGGTCATAAATGGCTCGCGAAGAACCGTCCCAGAGAGCAATCGCCTCGCCGTCCTGGACGCGGCTGCAGAGCTCGGATATACCGCAGACGTCGGAGCGCAAGCGCTGGCCCGAGCACGATGGGACGTCATCGACGCGCCACACACCAGTCGATAG
- a CDS encoding MarR family winged helix-turn-helix transcriptional regulator has translation MPQSSEASELSAAHLEVWASVATLLERLPAALDAQLQRDSGLTHFEHGLLFALDTASERTLRMSTLAGYASSTLSRLSRAISRLEKKGWVRREVDPTDGRVTLAVLTDAGHDAVRHSTPAHHALVEKLVFNSLTEQQVRQLGAISGRIAQAIDSAPAWSPESRQTSSP, from the coding sequence ATGCCGCAGTCCTCCGAGGCGTCCGAGTTGAGCGCCGCCCATCTCGAGGTGTGGGCGTCGGTCGCGACACTCCTCGAGCGCCTGCCCGCAGCCCTCGATGCGCAGCTGCAGCGCGACAGCGGGCTGACGCACTTCGAACACGGCCTGTTGTTCGCACTCGACACCGCGTCGGAGCGCACGCTGCGGATGAGCACGCTCGCCGGCTACGCGAGCAGCACGCTGTCGCGGCTGTCGCGCGCGATCTCCCGACTGGAGAAGAAGGGGTGGGTCCGCCGCGAGGTCGACCCGACCGACGGACGCGTGACCCTGGCCGTGCTGACCGACGCCGGACACGACGCAGTGAGGCATTCGACGCCGGCCCACCATGCGCTTGTCGAGAAGCTCGTGTTCAACTCACTCACCGAGCAGCAGGTGCGCCAGCTCGGTGCGATCAGCGGTCGCATCGCCCAAGCGATCGACTCCGCCCCCGCGTGGAGTCCAGAGAGCAGGCAGACCTCATCGCCTTAG
- a CDS encoding TetR/AcrR family transcriptional regulator, whose product MHEERSAAATRDAYHHGDLRTALLDAATGMLEAGEPFSLRAVARRANVSQSAPYRHFADRDALESALAVRGFRDLRERLSPGGRLATTEAELTEFAVAYVGFALEHRAVFRLMFGQECDKRDDDRVLAAGALHVLLEDTLRQVYPDADPAPLATALWALAHGLAFLHLDGKLAADSPDAVADRVRGSFAAVRALAPTESA is encoded by the coding sequence ATGCACGAGGAGCGATCCGCGGCAGCGACCCGCGACGCCTACCATCATGGTGACCTGAGAACGGCGCTGCTCGATGCCGCGACCGGGATGCTCGAGGCAGGCGAGCCCTTCTCGCTGCGCGCCGTCGCACGCCGCGCGAACGTGTCGCAATCCGCCCCGTACCGGCACTTCGCCGACCGAGACGCCCTCGAATCAGCCCTCGCGGTGCGCGGGTTCCGCGACCTCCGTGAACGGCTCTCCCCAGGAGGGCGGCTGGCGACCACTGAAGCCGAGCTGACCGAGTTCGCGGTGGCGTACGTGGGGTTCGCGCTGGAGCATCGCGCGGTGTTCCGGCTGATGTTCGGTCAGGAGTGCGACAAACGCGACGACGATCGCGTCCTCGCCGCCGGAGCGCTCCACGTGCTCCTCGAGGACACGCTCCGCCAGGTCTACCCCGACGCCGACCCCGCACCGCTCGCGACCGCGCTGTGGGCTCTCGCCCATGGCCTCGCGTTCCTCCACCTGGACGGGAAACTCGCCGCCGACTCGCCGGATGCCGTCGCCGACCGCGTCCGCGGGTCGTTCGCCGCCGTGCGCGCTCTCGCACCCACCGAGAGCGCCTGA
- a CDS encoding ABC transporter permease — protein sequence MSTMTQTQTRTHPVVGTLKPRLSWNRVPVSLISLGIGAILWEIIGRVADVPFFPPLTEVLATLWEMIVSGMIFGNLLVSLGNLAVGFGISLVAGIVVGTAIGRYRRVNAALGIYVYALLTAPSLVFAPIFFSIFGAGQAAIIAVIFMYSAFIMIINTASAVENVNPSLSEMGRSYGASEWQLVTRVILPAALPMMFAGIRLGMGRAVTGMINGEMFIAVTGLGRIVTQAGKSFDGAAVLAILLVIIVVALAAVALVQLVDNRMTSWVPSNSKESR from the coding sequence ATGAGCACCATGACCCAAACCCAGACCCGCACCCATCCAGTCGTCGGCACTCTCAAGCCACGGCTCAGCTGGAACCGTGTGCCCGTCAGCCTGATCTCCCTCGGCATCGGAGCGATCCTGTGGGAGATCATCGGACGTGTCGCCGACGTCCCGTTCTTCCCCCCGCTGACCGAGGTCCTCGCGACACTCTGGGAGATGATCGTCTCCGGGATGATCTTCGGGAACCTGCTCGTCTCCCTCGGAAACCTGGCCGTTGGGTTCGGGATCTCCCTCGTCGCTGGCATCGTCGTCGGGACCGCGATCGGAAGATACCGGCGAGTTAATGCGGCGCTCGGGATCTACGTCTACGCGCTACTGACCGCACCATCGCTGGTGTTCGCGCCGATCTTCTTCTCAATCTTCGGAGCGGGGCAAGCGGCGATCATCGCGGTCATCTTCATGTACTCCGCATTCATCATGATTATCAACACCGCCTCGGCCGTGGAGAACGTCAATCCGAGCCTGTCCGAGATGGGGCGGTCGTACGGGGCCAGCGAGTGGCAGCTCGTCACACGGGTCATCCTCCCCGCCGCGCTGCCGATGATGTTCGCCGGCATTCGCCTCGGTATGGGGCGGGCGGTCACCGGAATGATCAACGGCGAGATGTTCATCGCCGTCACCGGTCTCGGCCGCATCGTCACCCAGGCGGGCAAGAGCTTCGACGGCGCCGCCGTCCTCGCGATCCTCCTCGTGATCATTGTCGTCGCCCTCGCCGCCGTAGCCCTCGTCCAACTCGTCGACAACCGCATGACCAGCTGGGTGCCCTCCAACAGCAAGGAATCACGATGA
- a CDS encoding ABC transporter substrate-binding protein, with translation MPVSTSIQGIGRKVGNDRDRSRRIIAGLAIPVAAVAVLAGCAGASATGDGDSFTVALIEPDLTTVPLMEAVDQLNADGYTVEIVELAEPELAIEGLAKGDYAISAEATSPALIAIEQGAPIRIIADVIGNQWAVYGVEGVQRCDDLVDRPVGIFSEGAVATAMVREWVAEECTAGEPEYLVIGGSDVRAQALLTGQIDATALEIADVVTLGETADAEFEKVVDFGEALPDLHPQTVYANADFLQNSSEAAQAFVDALIDIHAQINDDPGYLVELAVKHLGAEDDATQQAIAQAYVDAGLFDAAALTPENMQATIDFFTDAAVIGDLSADDVADLSFLP, from the coding sequence ATGCCAGTTAGCACAAGCATTCAGGGCATCGGCCGCAAGGTCGGGAACGATCGGGATCGTTCCCGACGGATCATTGCGGGCCTCGCCATCCCGGTGGCTGCGGTCGCCGTTCTCGCCGGCTGCGCGGGCGCTTCAGCGACAGGCGACGGCGACTCGTTCACGGTTGCCCTGATCGAGCCGGACCTGACCACTGTTCCCCTAATGGAAGCCGTAGACCAACTGAACGCTGACGGCTACACGGTGGAGATCGTTGAGCTCGCGGAACCGGAGTTGGCGATTGAGGGTCTCGCCAAGGGTGATTACGCCATCTCTGCTGAGGCGACGAGCCCCGCGTTGATCGCCATTGAGCAGGGCGCACCGATCCGGATCATCGCGGACGTGATTGGCAACCAGTGGGCTGTGTACGGCGTGGAGGGGGTGCAGCGATGCGACGACCTCGTCGATCGTCCGGTCGGCATCTTCAGCGAAGGCGCTGTCGCCACCGCGATGGTGCGCGAGTGGGTCGCGGAAGAGTGCACCGCGGGAGAGCCGGAGTACCTCGTGATCGGCGGCTCCGACGTTCGCGCGCAAGCGCTCTTGACGGGCCAGATTGACGCGACCGCGTTGGAGATCGCGGACGTTGTCACTCTCGGAGAGACCGCAGATGCCGAGTTCGAGAAGGTGGTCGACTTCGGCGAGGCGCTGCCCGACCTGCACCCGCAGACCGTGTACGCCAACGCGGACTTCCTACAGAACTCGTCCGAGGCGGCCCAAGCATTCGTCGACGCACTGATCGACATCCACGCGCAGATCAACGACGACCCGGGATACTTGGTCGAACTTGCCGTCAAGCACCTCGGTGCCGAGGATGATGCCACCCAGCAGGCGATCGCTCAGGCCTATGTCGATGCCGGATTGTTCGATGCCGCTGCGCTCACGCCGGAGAACATGCAAGCCACGATCGACTTCTTCACCGACGCCGCCGTGATCGGTGACCTCAGTGCCGACGATGTCGCCGACCTCTCATTCCTGCCATGA
- a CDS encoding TetR/AcrR family transcriptional regulator gives MSNRDAEATRARILRAAMAEFAAVGLAGGRVERIAAQSESNVRMIYAYFGNKAGLFDAAVHAAVEGMAAAVPPTPGMLAEWAGRLFDYHRADPTALRVSLWAQLERPEVAAEPMEAYMAKTLTVSSETGGARRAIDLLAIVYAIAQAGTVTPRGLLSADGADPDDPERVAQHRAAVVAAVAAIVEPRAS, from the coding sequence ATGTCGAATCGAGACGCGGAGGCGACCCGCGCGCGGATTCTGCGCGCGGCGATGGCGGAGTTCGCCGCGGTCGGGCTCGCCGGAGGCCGCGTCGAACGGATCGCCGCGCAGTCCGAGAGCAACGTGCGGATGATCTATGCCTACTTCGGGAACAAGGCAGGTCTGTTCGACGCGGCGGTCCATGCAGCCGTTGAGGGGATGGCTGCCGCCGTCCCGCCCACGCCCGGCATGCTCGCGGAGTGGGCGGGGCGCCTCTTCGACTATCACCGCGCCGACCCGACAGCGCTTCGCGTGAGCCTGTGGGCGCAACTGGAGCGCCCGGAGGTCGCCGCCGAGCCGATGGAGGCCTATATGGCCAAGACGCTCACCGTGTCGTCCGAGACAGGCGGGGCGCGTCGGGCGATCGACCTGCTCGCCATCGTCTACGCGATCGCGCAGGCCGGGACCGTCACCCCGCGCGGGCTCCTCAGCGCCGATGGCGCCGACCCCGACGACCCGGAGCGGGTCGCCCAGCATCGCGCGGCGGTCGTTGCGGCGGTGGCCGCGATCGTCGAGCCGCGGGCGTCGTGA
- a CDS encoding cupin domain-containing protein, with translation MSDEVRNVNQALSKITEYWQPHRLTSVNDYDVKLAKINGEFVWHTHPDTDELFLVVSGRLTVQLRHRDVVLGPNDVFVVPKGVEHCPKSDAEVEVIMIEPKGTVNTGMPGET, from the coding sequence ATGTCGGACGAAGTGCGCAACGTGAACCAAGCCCTGTCGAAGATCACTGAGTACTGGCAACCGCATCGGCTCACGAGCGTGAACGACTACGACGTGAAGCTTGCGAAGATCAACGGTGAGTTCGTCTGGCACACGCATCCCGACACCGACGAGCTCTTCCTGGTGGTGAGCGGCAGGCTGACCGTCCAACTCCGGCATCGCGACGTCGTCCTCGGCCCGAACGACGTGTTCGTCGTACCGAAGGGCGTAGAGCACTGCCCGAAGTCGGATGCCGAGGTCGAGGTCATCATGATCGAACCGAAGGGAACCGTGAACACGGGGATGCCGGGGGAGACATGA